Proteins from one Telopea speciosissima isolate NSW1024214 ecotype Mountain lineage chromosome 1, Tspe_v1, whole genome shotgun sequence genomic window:
- the LOC122648642 gene encoding uncharacterized protein LOC122648642, translated as MEGESSSSASMRSKLMVSVKQELPTGSETELLKIENAVLSLIGYNGFPSAGVIRTGEFSLKVTIQSISSILIALCMVGDVQWPITKDAPVLRVGWRSFAFAMPGLIYGLQFAENCCQEQLLILSWLFKEFAHFEDHSVRATGFEFSVPESEPRFWWVSQPKIQLITDPKIRRIGTMVPKASTFMEGMNEGLRKAFRMSAVVKLITQVVLMGYLDQNFFDIFDTRTRPDESKDPNSDRASPTIFVFSDIVEAVEATKFIVSSNFRYLPVFHPTWNPVQSVKLWNINKKGLMFFLHALLSSAPLNYNREAVVDEEEKTNSDVEMLNIDVLEEDVQVVGEAAMEEGAESCEATKEEVEDDEDDEATEDDEVMVLREIKFPIMERTGTTRPDWKKNS; from the exons ATGGAAGGTGAATCATCATCGTCAGCATCGATGAGGTCAAAATTGATGGTGTCCGTGAAGCAAGAGTTGCCTACTGGATCAGAGACTGAGCTCCTTAAGATCGAAAATGCCGTTCTCTCGTTGATAGGCTACAATGGTTTCCCATCTGCCGGCGTGATTCGGACCGGAGAATTTTCACTGAAGGTTACCATTCAGTCCATTAGCTCTATTCTGATCGCGCTCTGTATGGTGGGTGATGTTCAATGGCCCATCACTAAGGACGCCCCAGTGCTACGTGTTGGCTGGCGTAGCTTTGCGTTCGCCATGCCGGGACTCATCTATGGACTTCAGTTCGCCGAGAACTGCTGCCAGGAACAGTTGCTTATCCTTTCCTGGCTCTTCAAGGAGTTCGCTCACTTTGAGGATCACTCAGTGAGAGCTACTG GATTTGAATTCTCTGTGCCCGAGTCTGAGCCCCGATTCTGGTGGGTGTCTCAGCCAAAGATCCAACTCATCACGGATCCCAAGATCAGGAGAATTGGGACCATGGTCCCAAAAGCATCAACCTTCATGGAAGGCATGAACGAGGGGCTACGGAAGGCTTTCCGTATGTCGGCGGTGGTCAAGCTTATCACCCAAGTCGTTCTGATGGGGTACCTTGACCAAAACTTCTTCGATATCTTTGACACAAGGACCCGACCCGATGAAAGTAAGGATCCGAATTCCGACCGGGCTTCCCCGACCATTTTCGTGTTTTCCGACATCGTAGAAGCCGTAGAGGCGACCAAGTTCATAGTCTCCAGCAATTTCCGATATCTGCCAGTGTTTCATCCGACGTGGAATCCAGTACAAAGTGTGAAGCTATGGAACATAAACAAGAAGGGGTTAATGTTTTTTCTACATGCCCTATTATCGTCGGCGCCGCTCAACTACAACCGCGAAGCTGTGGTGGACGAGGAGGAGAAGACTAATTCTGATGTAGAGATGCTGAATATAGATGTCTTAGAAGAAGATGTACAGGTGGTGGGAGAAGCTGCAATGGAAGAAGGGGCCGAATCTTGCGAGGCCACTAAAGAAGAGGTAGAGGATGACGAGGATGACGAGGCAACCGAAGATGATGAGGTCATGGTGCTTCGTGAGATTAAATTTCCAATAATGGAGAGGACCGGCACGACTCGGCCTGATTGGAAGAAGAACAGCTAG